The proteins below come from a single Magallana gigas chromosome 10, xbMagGiga1.1, whole genome shotgun sequence genomic window:
- the LOC105329107 gene encoding uncharacterized protein isoform X2 has protein sequence MERRLLWLGLLHCVLAANASPDFLITVPASVYRGEEFDFCVTFPGTFQDGSVEVNAQMQLDDTDVVRYPPQTYLTVSEAIKCQKLVAPKREGYWTFNVTLQSHGSYVPNLPQWYPPRGNLSTTQTERVNVNTRREDADITLIQTDKPLYKPGQTVKFRILRLKANNRLRPDTDKIKWVYVENPSNIRVMQWKDVPTTQGISSLEMLLSNDPPQGNWVIKAIYNDSKEYSNTFSVEEYVLPKYEVSLTPPAYLLVDTQTIDFKVCAKYTYGKPVKGQLQVKVCYNSPYGYGWRRRGPQFIRPCTERLLEINGCTMVSVNASEIELNSRRYAIWGKLQINATVTEAGTGVVLSGQSQGPEVTIVSSTLEITDETDGSFKPAFPYRGKVTAKNPDESPIPQKRIQISASTYQLDSWRVALNVTTDDNGTALFAIKDLPENITSFSISAQDVDIQFESDNVYHKMSPGNAYKGVTRWYSPSNSYIQIESFKQPVACGKDFQLDILYSTPSDTNYNFYVMVMSRGRIIYTTNKKHQFTEADSIQTTSSDPHQYLQIQKIPTTTPRPKIIISYPTPPIPKILNETIEAITGLPPILYRKRRSEKSCIDNAGKVFEDGSNFAPNVSEPCWICNCVEGSIKYCAMQMCDEPQCSNYTLIEGTCCGFVCPEEDQPASVKQPCDFVSAMTCFSSLPQTDMAATCSNLEKAKACLAPHEENCESDENFQTAIVSLTSVEPFCAGAAKCNVQKCYEDAGIDLTGGSSSTPNCDTIKTIQTCMAGISGVCEGNAIYDMTKQSLQGLEAICSGTDGAQCNVQKCYEDAGIDLTGLSSMPQCNAFKALQACMKKMSTVCKGNTLYEITEQSLQNLKGICIGDGTDNCVDKSGEEIPHGQVFSPDLSDPCKSCTCDYGQATGCEYMYCDAPACDRYEMIPGTCCGFICLDSTIEPPAGVPNGCMDLRGNLVSDGEVFAPNRSDPCRMCSCENGETTKCNYIYCDAPPCERYKLVPGTCCGFICLENTNEPEEPLACIDELGNAIPNGEEAVNPQDPCKICTCEMGNLFCAEQICKIPVCRNFQHTEGTCCDGVCLDDMVKRSNLVGRVQIALPITAAFAPESQVIVFYVRSDGEVVSSSTKLEVEKCFDNKVNMEFVNSPIKPGTNATIRVSGDPGSACSIGVVDKSIELLKADHQMTPEKFYSLLSTDMMYDHYYSINDHFDRNCRDKNTENGTEKAVEILRNPYDVPVDSYQAFKNFGLRVFTNLKLETRPCVQYIYPMYHRVYAENSVDMMVPSLGNTNDAEKVRSFFPETWLWELELIGDSGQNTLVRKIPDTITEWKGNAICLNTASGLGISSISGITAFQPFFLSFTLPYSAVRNEVVPVLVTVFNYLTECLVMRVSLRDSTEFRLQEATFMRTRTVCVCGGESETLRYLVIPLKIGEISIQAEAESIADDGTCGNSLVSREAMGVSDAVRRKLPVEAEGLENEYTYSSYLCPSGEPGLTLTENIKLQLPSDRIQDSERGFVNIIGDVMGPALTNLKDLLKMPYGCGEQNMASFAPNIFVLQYFYNTNMDVSRVLDDALRYMRVGYQRQLRYRHSDGSYSAFGESDGKSGSTWLTAFVVKCLGQSQKYIDIDRSDLNTSIAWFRRQQNEIGCFPKVGYTHSYYLKGGWGKGNDEEGTLTAFVLIAMLEAGLPKDDPAILGALRCLDLQDVKDTYMLTLMAYAYSLYDIKSTRRLEIMSMLRSKVKRKGTDMVYWSRDSEPKEEPTSPWGYYRAPSAEVEMTSYALLAYTVGNQPEAVINSKPIVMWLSKQRNAQGGFSSTQDTIIALQALSVYGSLVHQGGTDITVEIMGDQMSAAYGISDENNLVLQTAPIPKLPNDLSVTVRGVGCALVQANVKFNTPKLEAEPDFELKISTHRSKYEPNNCAKRTINICASYKGASGQTKMAIVDVKMQTGWVPVRETLNKILSDRIMNTIGLQKYEIDGNIVHLYFEYFDVHRRCFVFDVEQDIELSDPKPAYVKIYDYYETDSSVTVEYDIKTICGTKEELPFLTPEEYEFGLSMTPDDVFVQVRVPIGQINSSQPGPPGIKSCPVCTESMDVKSPEFTDLVCNSARIFKVNTARKDNVRYSMKIYADMKPKRKVPIHEFVNHQMQRACSCDILEQKDGKLMIFDTRDQYSETNKELNLSKSTTIVQWTKIFERNVFKKNRKC, from the exons GGACTTCCTGATCACAGTACCCGCGTCAGTCTACAGAGGGGAGGAGTTTGATTTCTGCGTGACGTTTCCCGGAACCTTCCAGGATGGTTCTGTAGAGGTCAACGCTCAGATGCAGCTAGATGACACAGATGTCGTCAGATATCCACCCCAAACTTATCTTACAG TTTCAGAAGCCATAAAATGCCAGAAACTCGTAGCCCCAAAGCGTGAGGGATATTGGACATTCAATGTCACGTTGCAGAGTCATGGGAGCTACGTCCCGAACCTTCCACAATGGTATCCTCCCAGGGGCAATCTGAGTACTACTCAAACTGAGAGGGTGAACGTAAACACCCGACGAGAGGATGCAGATATAACACTGATACAGACAGACAAACCATTGTACAAACCTGGGCAGACAG TGAAATTCCGGATCCTGCGACTTAAGGCCAACAACAGACTTCGCCCTGACACCGACAAG atcaaaTGGGTCTATGTTGAGAACCCAAGTAACATCCGGGTTATGCAATGGAAGGACGTCCCAACGACTCAAG GTATATCCAGTCTGGAGATGTTACTGTCCAATGACCCCCCACAGGGAAACTGGGTCATCAAAGCCATCTACAATGACAGCAAGGAGTACAGCAATACCTTCTCTGTGGAAGAATACG TTTTGCCGAAGTATGAAGTATCCTTAACACCCCCAGCATACTTGCTGGTCGACACCCAGACCATCGATTTCAAAGTCTGTGCCAA ATATACGTATGGAAAGCCAGTAAAAGGACAGCTGCAAGTAAAGGTCTGCTATAACTCTCCCTACGGGTATGGCTGGCGACGTCGAGGGCCCCAGTTCATAAGACCATGCACAGAAAGACTATTGGAG ATAAATGGTTGTACGATGGTGTCTGTTAACGCATCAGAAATCGAACTAAACTCCAGGCGATACGCTATCTGGGGAAAGCTCCAAATCAACGCAACGGTCACAGAGGCGGGGACTG GTGTTGTCTTGTCTGGCCAGTCGcagggaccggaagtgacgattgtTTCTTCCACCTTAGAAATCACTGATGAGACAGATGGATCTTTTAAACCAGCATTTCCTTACCGAGGAAAA GTTACTGCTAAGAACCCGGATGAGAGTCCGATCCCACAGAAGAGGATACAAATCAGTGCCTCGACCTATCAGCTGGATTCTTGGCGGGTAGCTTTAAATGTCACAACAGACGACAACGGAACAGCTCTTTTTGCAATTAAGGACCTTCCAGAAAACATTACTTCGTTTTCTATATCG GCACAAGACGTAGATATTCAATTTGAAAGTGACAATGTTTATCACAAGATGTCTCCTGGCAATGCATATAAAGGCGTGACTCGTTGGTACTCGCCTTCCAACAGTTACATACAGATTGAAAGTTTTAAACAACCAGTGGCATGCGGCAAGGATTTCCAGCTTGACATTCTTTATTCTACTCCGAGCGAcactaattataatttttatgtcATG GTTATGTCCAGAGGACGTATTATCTATACCACAAACAAGAAACACCAGTTTACCGAGGCAGACTCCATACAGACAACATCCTCAGATCCCCACCAGTATCTTCAAATACAAAAAATCCCAACGACAACACCAAGACCAAAAA TAATTATTTCATACCCGACTCCACCTATACCGAAGATTCTA AATGAGACAATTGAGGCAATTACCGGACTTCCGCCAATTCTATACAGGAAACGCCGAAGCGAAA aATCCTGTATTGACAATGCTGGAAAGGTGTTTGAGGACGGGTCAAATTTTGCCCCCAATGTTTCGGAACCTTGCTGGATATGCAATTGTGTCGAGGGATCTATAAAATATTGTGCAATGCAAATGTGCGACGAGCCTCAGTGCAGCAACTATACGCTCATCGAGGGCACATGCTGTGGATTCGTCTGTCCTGAAGAAGACCAACCAG ctTCCGTTAAACAACCTTGTGATTTTGTTTCTGCTATGACCTGCTTTAGTAGCCTTCCTCAAACGGACATGGCAGCGACTTGCTC GAATCTTGAAAAAGCGAAGGCTTGTTTGGCACCTCACGAGGAAAACTGCGAATCAGACGAAAATTTCCAGACTGCCATTGTCTCACTTACCTCTGTTGAACCGTTTTGCGCAG GTGCCGCCAAATGTAATGTACAGAAATGTTACGAAGATGCCGGTATTGACCTAACGGGGGGCTCAAGTTCCACGCCAAACtg CGACACCATTAAGACAATTCAGACCTGTATGGCGGGCATCAGTGGTGTGTGTGAGGGTAACGCTATATATGACATGACAAAGCAAAGTCTACAGGGCCTGGAAGCAATTTGTAGTGGCACAG ATGGTGCTCAGTGCAACGTACAGAAATGTTACGAAGATGCCGGAATTGACCTAACGGGCTTAAGTTCCATGCCACAATG tAATGCATTTAAAGCCCTGCAGGCTTGTATGAAGAAGATGAGCACTGTCTGCAAGGGTAACACGTTGTATGAAATCACTGAACAGAGTCTCCAGAATCTGAAAGGCATCTGTATTGGAGACGGCACAG ATAACTGTGTAGACAAGAGTGGGGAAGAAATCCCCCATGGACAAGTGTTCTCTCCCGATCTGTCCGATCCATGCAAAAGTTGTACTTGTGACTATGGCCAGGCCACTGGATGtgagtacatgtattgtgaCGCCCCCGCCTGTGATCGGTATGAAATGATACCAGGCACATGCTGTGGATTTATATGCCTGGACAGTACTATTGAACCTCCAG CTGGGGTTCCAAATGGATGCATGGATTTGCGAGGTAATTTAGTTTCGGATGGAGAGGTCTTTGCCCCGAATCGTTCCGACCCTTGTAGAATGTGCTCGTGTGAGAACGGAGAGACCACCAAATGTAACTATATCTACTGTGATGCCCCACCCTGTGAGCGATACAAGTTGGTCCCGGGCACCTGCTGTGGCTTCATATGTCTAGAGAATACCAACGAACCCGAAG aaCCCCTGGCTTGCATTGATGAATTGGGAAACGCGATACCAAATGGAGAGGAAGCAGTGAATCCACAGGATCCttgtaaaatatgtacatgtgaaatgggaaacctcTTCTGTGCAGAACAAATTTGCAAAATCCCAGTATGTCGCAACTTCCAACATACAGAGGGAACATGTTGTGATGGCGTATGTCTAGATGATATGGTCAAGAGGAGCAACCTTGTAGGTAGAGTACAAATCGCCCTACCCATCACGGCGGCCTTTGCCCCAGAGTCCCAGGTCATTGTTTTTTACGTCAGGTCTGACGGCGAAGTGGTTTCCAGTAGCACGAAGCTAGAAGTGGAGAAGTGTTTTGATAACAAG GTGAATATGGAATTCGTTAACAGTCCAATTAAACCAGGAACTAACGCCACCATTCGAGTGTCAGGAGATCCGGGGTCTGCCTGTTCTATAGGGGTTGTGGACAAAAGCATAGAGCTTCTGAAAGCAGACCATCAGATGACGCCTGAGAAG TTTTACAGCTTACTTAGCACGGACATGATGTATGATCATTATTATTCAATAAACGACCACTTCGATAGAAACTGCAGAGATAAGAACACAGAAAATGGGACAGAAAAAg ctGTAGAAATCTTAAGAAATCCATATGACGTTCCTGTGGACTCATACCAGGCGTTTaag AATTTCGGATTAAgagtgtttacaaatttgaaattgGAGACCAGACCGTGTGTACAGTATATTTATCCAATGTATCATCGGGTGTATGCAG AGAATTCAGTGGATATGATGGTTCCATCATTGGGTAACACCAATGATGCTGAAAAAGTCAGGAGTTTTTTCCCAGAGACTTGGTTGTGGGAGCTAGAACTTATTGG AGATTCAGGTCAAAATACCTTGGTTCGTAAAATCCCTGATACGATAACTGAGTGGAAAGGAAATGCAATATGTTTGAATACTGCTTCCGGTCTTGGAATTTCATCCATTTCCGGTATCACGGCATTCCAGCCTTTCTTCCTGTCCTTCACACTTCCGTACTCAGCCGTCCGGAATGAAGTAGTTCCTGTCCTTGTTACTGTGTTCAATTATCTGACGGAATGCCTTGTG ATGAGGGTTTCTCTGAGAGACTCAACGGAGTTTAGGCTCCAGGAGGCGACTTTCATGAGAACTAGGACAGTTTGTGTCTGCGGGGGAGAATCAGAAACCCTGCGGTACCTGGTTATTCCGCTGAAAATTGGGGAAATCAGCATTCAAGCTGAG GCGGAATCCATTGCTGATGACGGAACATGTGGCAACAGTTTGGTGAGTAGGGAGGCAATGGGAGTGTCTGACGCCGTCCGGCGAAAACTTCCGGTAGAGGCGGAGGGACTAGAAAACGAGTACACATATTCTTCTTATTTATGTCCATCAG GAGAACCCGGACTAACTTTGACAGAGAATATTAAGTTGCAGCTTCCTTCAGATAGAATCCAAGATTCCGAGAGAGGATTTGTGAACATCATTG GTGATGTAATGGGTCCTGCCCTCACTAACCTAAAGGATCTCTTGAAAATGCCGTATGGTTGTGGAGAACAGAACATGGCCTCCTTCGCTCCAAATATCTTCGTCTTGCAGTACTTCTATAACACCAATATGGACGTGAGTCGTGTGTTGGACGATGCTCTGAGATATATGAGAGTGG gcTATCAAAGACAGCTGAGATACAGGCACTCAGATGGATCATATTCCGCATTCGGTGAGTCGGACGGTAAAAGCGGAAGTACATGGTTGACGGCATTTGTCGTAAAATGTTTGGGACAATCACAGAAGTACATCGACATTGACCGATCTGACCTCAACACCAGTATCGCTTGGTTTAGACGTCAACAAAACGAGATTGGCTGCTTCCCCAAGGTTGGATATACCCATAGCTACTACCTGAAGGGAGGCTGGGGGAAGGGCAACGACGAAGAGGGGACTTTGACAGCATTTGTTCTCATTGCAATGTTGGAAGCTGGTCTTCCGAAGGAT GATCCTGCTATTCTCGGTGCTCTTCGTTGCCTTGACCTTCAAGATGTCAAGGATACCTACATGTTGACTCTAATGGCGTATGCCTACTCCCTTTATGATATCAAATCCACAAGACGACTAGAAATTATGTCCATGCTGCGGTCTAAAGTGAAGAGGAAAGGAA CCGACATGGTTTACTGGTCACGAGATTCAGAACCGAAAGAGGAACCCACATCTCCTTGGGGATATTACCGCGCACCTTCAGCGGAGGTTGAAATGACATCATATGCGTTGTTAGCATACACAGTGGGAAATCAGCCGGAAGCCGTTATCAACTCTAAACCAATTGTTATGTGGCTCAGCAAGCAGAGAAACGCTCAAGGAGGCTTCAGTTCAACCCAG GATACCATCATTGCCCTACAAGCTCTGTCTGTATACGGAAGTTTGGTACACCAGGGCGGGACAGATATCACGGTAGAAATCATGGGAGACCAAATGTCTGCCGCGTACGGAATCAGCGACGAGAATAACCTGGTTCTTCAAACAGCGCCCATCCCCAAACTACCCAATGACCTGAGTGTGACAGTGCGAGGAGTGGGGTGTGCTTTGGTACAG GCCAACGTAAAATTCAATACTCCTAAGCTGGAGGCTGAACCTGACTTCGAGTTGAAGATATCAACACACAGATCTAAGTATGAACCCAACAATTGTGCTAAAAGAACTATCAACATCTGTGCCAg TTACAAGGGAGCAAGTGGTCAAACTAAGATGGCGATCGTTGACGTAAAAATGCAGACTGGTTGGGTTCCGGTTCGTGAAACGCTGAATAAG ATACTTTCCGATAGGATAATGAACACAATAGGCCTTCAGAAGTATGAAATCGACGGAAATATTGTCCACCTATATTTCGAATAC TTTGATGTACACCGaagatgttttgtttttgatgtAGAACAGGACATTGAACTAAGCGACCCCAAACCTGCCTACGTGAAAATTTATGACTATTATGAAACAG ACTCCTCTGTGACAGTTGAATACGACATAAAGACAATATGTGGGACAAAGGAAGAGTTGCCTTTCCTGACGCCTGAGGAGTATGAGTTTGGTCTCAGTATGACCCCTGATGATGTATTTGTCCAAGTCAGAGTTCCCATTGgacaaataa ATTCAAGCCAGCCTGGACCTCCTGGTATCAAG tCCTGCCCTGTTTGTACAGAATCCATGGATGTCAAAAGCCCGGAGTTCACTGACTTAGTCTGCAATTCTGCCAGAA TTTTCAAGGTGAACACTGCACGGAAAGACAACGTCAGGTACTCGATGAAGATTTATGCTGATATGAAGCCTAAGAGGAAGGTGCCTATCCACGAGTTTGTCAACCATCAGATGCAGAGAGCGTGTTCATGTGATATTTTGGAACAAAAAg ATGGAAAACTAATGATCTTTGATACAAGGGATCAGTACAGTGAGACTAACAAAGAACTTAACCTTTCCAAGTCGACAACAATCGTACAATGGACAAAGATCTTTGAGCGCAACGTTTTCAAGAAGAACAGGAAATGTTAA